A region from the Papio anubis isolate 15944 chromosome 6, Panubis1.0, whole genome shotgun sequence genome encodes:
- the ETV7 gene encoding LOW QUALITY PROTEIN: transcription factor ETV7 (The sequence of the model RefSeq protein was modified relative to this genomic sequence to represent the inferred CDS: deleted 2 bases in 1 codon) translates to MQEGELAGSPISPVAAMPPLGTHVQARCEAQINLLGERGICKLPGRLRIQPALWSREDVLHWLRWAEQEYSLPCTAEHGFEMNGRALCILTKDDFRHRAPSSGDVLYELLQYIKTQRRALVCGPFFGGAFRLKIPTQHSPVSLEEVTGPSQMDTRSGHLLQPPDPGFTSSFGHLDDPGLARWTPGKEESLNLCHCAELTCRTQGVCAFPAMPQAPIDGRIADCRLLWEYVYQLLLDPRYEPYIRWEDKDAKIFRVVDPNGLARLWGNHKVSLGRQDGLDVTRTSLRHYYKLNLSQRQPGQKLLFRFLKTPGKMSQDKDSHLEPLESHEQDRMEFKDERPEISP, encoded by the exons ATGCAG gaGGGAGAATTGGCTGGTTCTCCTATAAGCCCTGTGGCAGCCATGCCTCCCCTAGGCACCCACGTGCAAGCCAGATGTGAAGCTCAAATTAACCTGCTGGGTGAAAGGGGGATCTGCAAGCTGCCGGGAAGACTCC GCATCCAGCCCGCACTGTGGAGCAGGGAGGACGTGCTGCACTGGCTGCGCTGGGCAGAGCAGGAGTACTCTCTGCCATGCACCGCGGAGCACGGGTTCGAGATGAATGGACGCGCCCTCTGTATCCTCACCAAGGACGACTTCCGGCACCGCGCACCCAGCTCAG GTGACGTCCTGTATGAGCTGCTCCAGTACATCAAGACTCAGCGGCGAGCCCTTGTGTGTGGGCCTTTTTTTGGAGGGGCCTTCAGGCTGAAGATACCCACCCAGCACTCTCCAGTCTCCCTGGAAG AGGTGACTGGCCCTTCTCAGATGGACACCCGAAGTGGCCACCTGCTGCAACCACCAGACCCAGGGTTTACCAGCTCCTTTGGCCATCTGGATGACCCTGGCCTGGCCAGGTGGACCCCTGGCAAGGAGGAGTCCCTCAACTTATGTCACTGTGCAGAGCTCACCTGCAGGACCCAGGGGGTCTGTGCCTTCCCTGCGATGCCACAGGCCCCCATTGACGGCAGAATCGCTG ACTGCCGGCTGCTGTGGGAATACGTGTATCAGCTGCTCCTTGACCCCCGGTATGAGCCCTACATCAGGTGGGAAGACAAGGACGCCAAGATCTTCCGAGTTGTGGATCCAAATGGGCTCGCCAGACTCTGGGGAAATCACAAGGTGAGCCTTGGccggcaggatggtctcgacgtAACCAGAAC TTCACTGCGCCACTATTATAAGCTTAATCTCAGCCAA AGGCAACCGGGGCAGAAGCTCCTGTTCAG ATTTCTAAAGACTCCGGGAAAGATGAGCCAGGACAAGGACAGCCACCTGGAGCCGCTGGAGAGCCACGAGCAGGACAGAATGGAGTTCAAGGACGAGAGGCCAGAAATCTCTCCGTGA
- the PXT1 gene encoding peroxisomal testis-specific protein 1 isoform X2, with the protein MSHLADHNLPSQTKEHSIGQKHHQEEIIHKLAMQLRHIGDSIDHRMVREDLQQDGIDALDGFVFFFFRRVQVLLHFFWNNHLL; encoded by the exons ATCATAATCTACCTTCTCAGACCAAGGAGCATAGCATTGGTCAGAAGCATCACCAGGAGGAAATAATTCACAAGTTGGCCATGCAGCTGAGACACATTGGGGACAGTATTGATCATAGGATGGTTCGAGAG GATCTTCAACAGGATGGCATAGATGCACTAGAtggttttgtcttctttttctttagaagagTTCAGGTGTTGTTGCATTTTTTCTGGAACAACCATTTGCTGTAA